In a single window of the Tellurirhabdus bombi genome:
- a CDS encoding DUF4199 domain-containing protein, with the protein MKQFLEMFAHPLLKWSLLAGLITGILCFFYFLALYFIGITPLGNHKVPDFGIHIIMMVATVWYYRKRVGQGLLHLWEGLTICYVVNTVGAIITGWLIYFFVEYIDPSVFTNYLAEMAALLTSTKSQLVEKLGEAEYAVLLQSIKTTRPGDLITDELSKKTVLAVLPVLIISLIFRRQDISAPNQK; encoded by the coding sequence ATGAAACAATTTTTGGAAATGTTTGCCCATCCGTTGCTAAAATGGTCGTTACTGGCCGGATTAATAACGGGCATTTTATGCTTCTTTTATTTTCTGGCGCTCTATTTCATTGGCATAACGCCTTTGGGAAACCACAAAGTACCCGACTTTGGCATTCACATCATCATGATGGTGGCGACGGTCTGGTATTATCGAAAACGCGTGGGCCAGGGCTTGCTACATTTATGGGAAGGGCTAACAATTTGCTACGTAGTAAATACAGTAGGCGCAATCATTACGGGTTGGCTGATTTATTTCTTTGTTGAATACATCGATCCCAGCGTATTTACGAACTACCTCGCCGAAATGGCTGCCCTTCTTACGTCGACGAAAAGTCAGTTGGTCGAAAAATTGGGCGAAGCCGAATATGCCGTCTTGCTGCAAAGTATCAAAACAACGCGTCCCGGGGATCTCATTACCGATGAATTAAGCAAAAAGACCGTACTGGCTGTGTTGCCTGTTCTGATCATTTCGTTGATTTTTCGTAGACAGGATATTAGTGCACCGAATCAAAAATAA
- a CDS encoding DUF4199 domain-containing protein — MEEAPSTARLALKWGVIAGVVYIVYSTILYLTGLFSNQLASAFSMVLMILFIVLAMRDFRTLNGGYMSYGEGVSLGSLMSAISGLFSSTFNYIYTTFIDPTIQQQVIDKMREQWEGQGMSDEQIEGMIEATQAFQSPGLTFVFGVLGAILIGLIISLIVAAFMRRNKPFGDFQ, encoded by the coding sequence ATGGAAGAGGCACCCTCTACTGCTCGTCTCGCTCTCAAATGGGGAGTGATTGCCGGTGTTGTTTACATCGTTTATTCCACCATTCTATATCTAACAGGTCTTTTCAGCAACCAGCTGGCAAGTGCCTTTAGTATGGTTTTGATGATTCTGTTTATTGTGTTGGCCATGCGGGACTTTCGCACGCTGAACGGAGGCTACATGAGCTACGGAGAAGGCGTTAGTTTAGGGTCGTTGATGTCGGCTATATCAGGCTTGTTTTCGTCGACGTTTAATTACATCTATACGACGTTCATCGACCCAACGATCCAACAGCAAGTCATCGACAAAATGCGCGAGCAATGGGAAGGGCAGGGCATGAGTGATGAACAGATCGAAGGAATGATCGAAGCAACTCAGGCGTTTCAAAGTCCGGGGCTGACGTTTGTGTTTGGGGTTTTGGGAGCGATCCTGATTGGACTTATTATTTCGCTGATTGTAGCGGCCTTCATGCGTCGGAATAAGCCGTTTGGCGATTTCCAGTAA
- the gldF gene encoding gliding motility-associated ABC transporter permease subunit GldF, with translation MVAIFRKEINSFFSSPVAYIIMAVFLTAVGLMLWVFPDTSLLDYGYADMSVFFNVTPYVMLFLIPAITMRSIAEEVRTGTLEWLLTKPLSRRGLILGKFGANWLLVLILLIPTLLYYYTVYQLGNPVGNTDSAAILSSYVGLLLLGGVFVAIGLFASSLNDNQVVAFVLGVFFCFLLYVGISSVAAFEFWGILSYPLSWLALDEQYRILGRGLIDSRNVIYLLSLTGLFLFLTEWRLTAHTR, from the coding sequence ATGGTTGCGATTTTTCGGAAAGAAATAAATAGCTTTTTCAGCTCACCGGTAGCTTACATCATCATGGCTGTTTTTTTGACGGCAGTTGGCCTGATGTTGTGGGTGTTTCCAGATACGAGCCTTCTGGACTATGGCTACGCCGATATGAGCGTATTTTTTAATGTCACGCCCTATGTCATGTTGTTTCTGATACCAGCTATCACAATGCGTTCCATTGCTGAAGAAGTCCGTACCGGCACGCTGGAATGGCTACTGACCAAGCCCCTGAGCCGACGCGGGTTGATTCTGGGAAAATTTGGCGCCAATTGGTTGCTGGTGTTGATACTGCTTATTCCGACGCTTCTGTATTATTACACGGTCTACCAACTGGGCAACCCCGTCGGCAACACCGATTCCGCGGCCATTCTCAGCTCTTACGTGGGTCTGTTGTTGCTGGGGGGCGTTTTTGTGGCCATTGGTTTGTTTGCTTCGTCGCTCAATGACAACCAGGTCGTCGCTTTTGTCTTGGGCGTTTTTTTCTGTTTTCTACTTTATGTGGGTATCAGTTCAGTTGCCGCCTTTGAATTCTGGGGGATTTTGTCGTATCCATTGAGCTGGCTGGCCCTCGACGAGCAATACCGCATTCTGGGGCGGGGCCTGATTGATTCCCGAAATGTAATTTACCTGCTTAGCCTCACAGGCCTGTTTTTATTTCTGACAGAGTGGCGGCTGACTGCTCATACCCGCTGA
- a CDS encoding VanZ family protein, whose protein sequence is MQLNKLVRILAIAWTIIIFIGCALPGDATPDVITVSDKFKHMAIFALWAFLWRKASNLSYVSLFVIGTLYGFAIEIYQLVMPINRAFEWLDLVADAVGTLAGLVFSMWAWPLLERMGLVKP, encoded by the coding sequence ATGCAACTTAACAAACTAGTAAGGATTCTGGCAATTGCGTGGACAATAATCATCTTCATTGGATGCGCGCTGCCGGGCGATGCGACGCCCGATGTGATAACGGTTAGTGATAAATTCAAGCACATGGCCATCTTTGCTCTGTGGGCTTTTCTGTGGAGGAAAGCGTCGAATTTGTCCTATGTTTCGTTATTTGTTATTGGTACTCTTTACGGCTTTGCCATTGAAATCTACCAGTTGGTAATGCCCATCAATCGTGCCTTTGAGTGGCTGGATCTGGTGGCTGATGCAGTGGGAACACTGGCCGGTTTGGTTTTTAGCATGTGGGCATGGCCTTTGCTGGAACGGATGGGTTTGGTAAAACCTTGA
- the meaB gene encoding methylmalonyl Co-A mutase-associated GTPase MeaB: MMHRLTADQYVEGILSHDRLTLSRAITLVESRLASDKVLAQRVLEQLLPHTGQSIRVGITGVPGVGKSTFIETLGKYLTSRGKRLAVLAIDPTSQRTRGSILGDKTRMETLSVDPLAYIRPSPAGDSLGGVAHRTRETMLLCEAAGFEVILVETVGVGQSETLVHSMVDFFLLLMLAGAGDELQGMKRGIVELADVIAITKADGANRTAAEHARADYQNALHLFPPTPTGWIPQVLTCSASENKGITDLWHWVEQHQHSLQHNGHRNLIRQGQNLAWMHSYIRQQLEEQFYNQPDLEEKVADMENQVRQGSILPIQAAEKLLKFKAT, from the coding sequence ATCATGCATCGACTGACCGCTGATCAATACGTTGAAGGCATCCTCTCCCACGACCGACTTACACTGAGCCGAGCTATCACGCTCGTTGAGAGCCGTTTAGCGAGCGATAAAGTGCTTGCTCAACGCGTTCTGGAACAACTTCTGCCTCATACCGGCCAATCTATTCGTGTTGGCATAACGGGTGTTCCGGGCGTCGGCAAAAGCACGTTTATTGAAACGTTGGGCAAATACCTCACTAGCCGAGGCAAACGGCTGGCTGTTCTGGCCATCGATCCAACCAGCCAGCGCACCAGAGGTAGTATTCTAGGCGATAAAACGCGTATGGAAACGCTTTCGGTTGACCCGCTTGCCTATATCCGTCCTTCACCGGCAGGCGACTCCCTAGGTGGTGTAGCCCATCGAACCCGCGAAACAATGCTGCTGTGTGAGGCGGCAGGCTTTGAAGTCATTCTAGTGGAAACGGTTGGCGTGGGCCAGTCGGAGACGCTGGTTCATAGCATGGTCGATTTTTTTCTACTGCTCATGCTGGCGGGAGCAGGTGACGAGTTGCAAGGCATGAAACGCGGCATCGTGGAATTAGCCGATGTCATTGCCATTACGAAAGCAGATGGGGCCAACCGTACCGCCGCCGAACACGCCCGGGCCGACTACCAGAATGCTCTTCACTTATTTCCGCCTACGCCAACGGGCTGGATTCCGCAGGTGCTAACTTGTTCGGCAAGCGAAAACAAAGGGATTACTGATTTATGGCATTGGGTTGAGCAGCACCAGCATAGCCTCCAGCACAACGGCCACCGCAACCTGATCCGGCAAGGACAGAACTTGGCCTGGATGCATAGCTATATCCGGCAACAACTGGAAGAGCAGTTTTATAACCAGCCCGATTTAGAAGAGAAAGTAGCCGATATGGAAAATCAGGTACGCCAGGGGAGCATCCTACCGATCCAGGCAGCGGAAAAATTATTGAAATTCAAAGCAACTTAA
- a CDS encoding 2-C-methyl-D-erythritol 4-phosphate cytidylyltransferase, with translation MQQFAIIVAGGSGSRMGNSTPKQFLPIGGLPILMHTIRRFFAYSPDIQAILVLPEAQISVWNALTDQYHFTEPTLVVPGGKTRFQSVQNGLKQIMAQDGLVAVHDGVRPFITPQIIQNSFETARQHGSAVTCVPLKDSARVVHADGSNQAVDRTQYRLVQTPQTFQLALFRQAFQTAEQPFFTDCASVVEHAGFPITLIDGSYENIKITTPEDLILAERILHHASTDR, from the coding sequence ATGCAGCAATTCGCTATTATCGTCGCCGGAGGAAGTGGTAGCCGAATGGGGAATAGCACGCCGAAGCAGTTTTTGCCCATCGGTGGTCTACCAATCCTTATGCATACTATCCGGCGTTTTTTCGCTTATTCTCCTGATATACAGGCAATTCTTGTCTTACCTGAAGCACAGATTTCCGTTTGGAATGCGCTGACAGATCAGTATCACTTTACGGAGCCAACGTTGGTTGTGCCGGGCGGCAAAACCCGTTTTCAGTCGGTTCAGAATGGGCTGAAGCAAATCATGGCTCAAGATGGTCTAGTGGCCGTCCACGACGGTGTGCGCCCTTTCATTACTCCCCAAATTATCCAAAATAGTTTTGAAACTGCCCGCCAGCATGGCTCCGCCGTTACCTGCGTTCCGTTGAAAGATTCAGCGCGGGTGGTGCACGCAGACGGCAGCAACCAGGCTGTTGATCGAACGCAGTATCGTTTAGTTCAAACGCCCCAGACCTTTCAGCTTGCGCTTTTTCGGCAGGCCTTTCAAACCGCTGAGCAGCCTTTTTTTACGGATTGTGCCAGTGTAGTTGAGCACGCGGGCTTTCCCATTACCCTCATCGACGGCTCATACGAAAATATAAAAATCACCACACCGGAAGACTTGATTTTGGCAGAGCGTATATTGCATCATGCATCGACTGACCGCTGA
- the queA gene encoding tRNA preQ1(34) S-adenosylmethionine ribosyltransferase-isomerase QueA gives MKLSEFKFDLPQSLVSLYPPERGDSRLMVVDRKTKTIEHKQFSDILSYFDDGDVMVINNTKVFPARLYGNKEKTGAKIEVFLLRELNREMRLWDVLVDPARKIRVGNKLYFGDSDLVAEVIDNTTSRGRTIRFLFEGSHEEFMKAIDELGETPLPREIKRKTEDADRDRYQTIFAEHVGAVAAPTAGMHFTKTIMKRMEIKGIHFAPVTLHVGLGTFRTVDVEDLTKHKTDSENYAITDSAASIVNQALDREKRVCAIGTTSLKAVESSVSANGRLKPVEGWTDKFIFPPYDFKIANSLLTNFHLPESILIMMTCAFGGYDLVMKAYEEAIKEKYKFFSYGDAMLIL, from the coding sequence ATGAAACTGTCTGAATTTAAATTTGACTTACCCCAAAGTCTTGTCTCTTTATATCCGCCTGAACGTGGGGATTCACGGCTTATGGTTGTTGACCGGAAGACCAAGACAATTGAGCATAAACAATTTTCGGACATCCTGTCGTATTTCGATGATGGTGACGTAATGGTGATCAATAACACCAAGGTTTTCCCGGCTCGATTATACGGAAATAAAGAAAAAACTGGTGCTAAGATTGAAGTATTCCTATTGCGTGAACTCAACCGTGAGATGCGTCTGTGGGATGTACTGGTCGATCCGGCCCGAAAAATCCGCGTAGGGAATAAATTATACTTTGGCGATAGCGACCTGGTTGCCGAAGTCATCGATAATACCACATCCCGTGGCCGTACGATCCGTTTTCTATTCGAAGGATCGCATGAGGAATTCATGAAGGCCATTGATGAGCTAGGTGAGACTCCGCTTCCCCGCGAAATAAAGCGCAAAACCGAAGATGCTGACCGCGATCGCTACCAAACGATTTTTGCGGAACACGTTGGCGCGGTAGCTGCTCCAACGGCGGGTATGCACTTCACCAAAACCATCATGAAGCGCATGGAAATCAAGGGCATTCATTTTGCCCCGGTTACCTTGCACGTTGGTTTGGGTACTTTTCGGACGGTTGATGTCGAGGATTTGACCAAACACAAAACGGATTCGGAAAACTACGCCATCACTGATTCGGCGGCTTCCATTGTCAACCAGGCTCTTGATCGGGAAAAGCGGGTTTGCGCCATTGGCACCACTTCGCTTAAAGCGGTTGAATCTTCGGTTTCGGCAAACGGGCGATTGAAACCGGTTGAAGGCTGGACAGATAAATTTATCTTCCCTCCCTACGATTTCAAAATTGCTAATTCATTGCTGACGAATTTCCACCTGCCGGAGTCCATCCTAATCATGATGACCTGCGCTTTCGGTGGCTATGATTTAGTGATGAAAGCTTATGAAGAAGCCATCAAAGAAAAGTACAAGTTCTTCAGTTACGGAGACGCTATGCTCATTCTTTAA
- a CDS encoding SMP-30/gluconolactonase/LRE family protein — protein MKTNWHSAKWLLALGTLVACEDHRDSPNASFPNRIDFVAQRQYPEGIAYSAQLNRFVITSITQGKIGTVTLDGKYEDLLSAPELISGIGVKVAEGKILVCNGDQGVSVKSTPATAFQTAELLVFDLNTRQLERRVDLDALLPGSRHFANDLAIDPQGNIYVTDSFSPVIYKVTRSGEASILVNDARFASTSFGLNGIIYHPNGYLIAVKTSDGKLFKIDLKNNNAITEVGGLTLMGGDGITLFNNDLYIVTGSGSQVSQVRSTDNWQTAQLVKNDTQGYFQATTNVAVNGRIYSLNARIGEVSAAGMAMNPAQLQSNEYSIQVFK, from the coding sequence ATGAAAACAAATTGGCATTCAGCTAAATGGCTACTGGCCCTTGGTACATTGGTGGCGTGTGAAGATCATCGGGATAGCCCGAATGCTTCGTTTCCAAACCGCATCGATTTTGTGGCACAACGGCAGTACCCGGAAGGCATTGCGTATTCAGCCCAGCTGAATCGCTTCGTGATTACGTCCATTACCCAGGGGAAAATTGGCACCGTTACGCTCGACGGGAAATACGAAGACTTACTATCGGCCCCGGAACTGATTAGCGGAATCGGCGTTAAGGTTGCCGAAGGAAAGATTCTGGTTTGCAATGGCGATCAGGGCGTATCGGTTAAAAGCACCCCGGCAACGGCGTTCCAAACGGCTGAATTGCTGGTCTTTGACCTAAATACCCGGCAACTAGAACGTCGCGTTGATCTGGATGCTCTGCTGCCCGGTAGCCGGCATTTTGCCAACGACCTGGCTATTGATCCGCAGGGGAATATTTACGTGACTGACTCGTTTTCACCGGTAATTTACAAAGTAACCAGATCGGGCGAAGCGAGTATTCTAGTCAATGACGCGCGGTTTGCCAGTACGTCATTTGGCTTGAACGGGATTATTTACCATCCGAATGGCTACCTCATTGCGGTAAAAACCAGCGACGGGAAACTATTCAAGATCGATCTGAAAAATAACAACGCCATCACTGAAGTAGGTGGATTGACTTTGATGGGGGGCGATGGCATTACGCTGTTCAACAACGACCTGTATATTGTTACCGGCAGCGGTAGCCAGGTTTCGCAAGTTCGAAGCACTGATAACTGGCAAACAGCGCAGCTGGTGAAAAACGATACGCAAGGGTATTTCCAGGCCACGACCAACGTAGCAGTGAACGGGCGGATTTATTCGCTGAATGCGCGTATTGGTGAAGTGAGCGCCGCCGGCATGGCCATGAATCCGGCACAGTTGCAATCCAATGAGTATAGCATTCAGGTGTTTAAGTAA
- a CDS encoding agmatine deiminase family protein, translating into MNTQTDIQDNHTRQTPAQQGFFFPAEWHPHVATWLSWPHTEASWSLDRQEQMMPAYIEFIKTITQGEQVCINAHNETVIQIAKMRLMLAGVDMDRVTLLPHPTNDSWCRDHGPAFLINPETKQRMIVNWGYNAWGNKYPPYDRDDLIPVEIAHYRNLPYVNPGIIMEGGSVEFNGQGTVLTSRACLLNQNRNSHLTQDKIEQYLCDYYGVQQVLWVEEGIVGDDTDGHIDDTVRFVNEDTVVAASETNKNDDNYAFLEEIHRELKAMRLPNGKQLNIVELPMPDPVFSDDVRLPASYANFYISNAAVIVPTFRCAKDQIALDILEKCFPDRKVVGIDSTEIVWGLGSFHCLSQQEPAI; encoded by the coding sequence ATGAATACACAAACAGATATCCAAGATAACCATACCCGACAGACGCCCGCGCAGCAGGGTTTCTTTTTTCCCGCGGAGTGGCATCCCCACGTCGCAACCTGGTTGAGCTGGCCGCATACCGAAGCTTCCTGGTCGCTGGATCGGCAGGAACAGATGATGCCCGCCTACATTGAGTTTATCAAAACCATTACCCAGGGCGAGCAGGTTTGCATCAATGCCCATAACGAAACGGTCATTCAAATCGCCAAGATGCGGCTGATGCTGGCCGGCGTAGACATGGATCGCGTCACGCTTCTCCCCCACCCCACTAATGATTCGTGGTGCCGCGATCACGGCCCGGCTTTTCTGATTAATCCGGAAACCAAGCAAAGAATGATTGTGAACTGGGGGTATAATGCCTGGGGAAACAAATATCCGCCTTACGACCGAGACGACTTAATTCCCGTTGAAATTGCCCATTACCGCAACTTGCCTTATGTTAATCCAGGCATTATCATGGAAGGCGGCTCCGTTGAGTTTAATGGACAGGGAACAGTGCTGACCAGCCGGGCTTGTCTGCTTAATCAAAACCGGAATTCGCACCTGACACAAGATAAAATTGAGCAATACCTCTGCGATTACTACGGGGTTCAGCAGGTTTTGTGGGTGGAAGAAGGCATTGTTGGCGACGATACCGACGGCCACATCGACGATACTGTTCGGTTTGTTAACGAGGACACAGTAGTTGCCGCCAGCGAAACCAATAAAAACGATGACAATTACGCGTTTCTGGAAGAAATTCACCGCGAACTCAAGGCCATGCGTTTGCCAAATGGCAAGCAGTTGAATATTGTTGAGTTGCCTATGCCAGATCCGGTTTTTAGTGATGACGTGCGGTTACCAGCTTCGTACGCCAATTTTTACATCAGCAATGCGGCGGTGATTGTACCAACTTTCCGTTGCGCGAAAGACCAGATAGCGCTTGATATTCTGGAGAAATGCTTTCCCGATCGGAAAGTCGTTGGCATTGATTCGACCGAAATTGTGTGGGGGTTGGGCAGTTTCCATTGCCTTAGCCAACAGGAGCCCGCCATATAA
- a CDS encoding carbon-nitrogen hydrolase, giving the protein MSKKVNIGLVQMSCTADLEVNTQKAIDGIRKAAAQGAQIVCLQELFRSLYFCDVEDHHNFSLAEAIPGPTTERLAAVARETNTVVIASLFEKRAQGLYHNTTAVLDADGTYLGKYRKMHIPDDPGYYEKFYFTPGDTGYKVFDTKYAKIGVLICWDQWYPEAARITALMGAEVLFYPTAIGWDTTEPNPDVVNKEQYNAWQTIQRGHAIANGIHVVAVNRVGQEAEQQFWGGSFISNPHGSLLYLAPHDEEVIHVQEIDLDLTDKYRTTWPYFRDRRIDSYQPITRRYIDE; this is encoded by the coding sequence ATGTCAAAAAAAGTCAACATTGGGCTGGTGCAGATGTCGTGTACAGCCGATCTGGAAGTCAATACGCAGAAAGCAATCGATGGAATTCGGAAGGCGGCTGCGCAGGGTGCACAGATTGTTTGTTTGCAGGAATTATTTCGTTCGTTGTATTTCTGCGATGTAGAAGATCACCATAATTTTTCGCTGGCTGAAGCCATTCCCGGTCCAACCACCGAGCGGCTGGCCGCCGTCGCCCGCGAAACCAATACGGTTGTGATTGCGTCGCTGTTCGAAAAACGGGCGCAGGGACTGTATCACAACACCACGGCCGTGCTTGACGCCGACGGAACGTACCTGGGAAAATACCGCAAAATGCACATTCCCGATGATCCGGGTTATTACGAGAAGTTTTATTTCACCCCGGGCGATACGGGTTACAAAGTATTTGACACGAAATACGCTAAAATTGGCGTTCTGATCTGCTGGGACCAGTGGTACCCGGAAGCAGCGCGCATTACGGCGCTGATGGGGGCCGAAGTACTCTTTTATCCGACAGCCATCGGCTGGGATACGACCGAACCAAACCCAGACGTCGTTAATAAGGAGCAATACAACGCCTGGCAGACCATTCAGCGCGGTCACGCCATTGCTAATGGCATTCACGTGGTGGCGGTCAATCGCGTGGGCCAGGAAGCTGAACAGCAGTTCTGGGGTGGTTCATTCATTTCAAATCCGCACGGCTCACTGCTTTACCTGGCTCCTCACGACGAAGAGGTTATTCACGTTCAGGAAATTGACCTGGATTTAACGGACAAATACCGAACAACCTGGCCTTATTTCCGCGATCGGCGAATCGATTCCTACCAGCCAATCACAAGACGCTATATTGACGAATAA
- a CDS encoding glycosyltransferase family 9 protein, whose product MRTKNLKFLIIRFSSIGDIVLTTPVVRCLTQQLPGAEVHFCTKKAYQTLIEHNPYIDKAHYLNTSLDDLVQELKAEKFDYVIDLHNNLRTTLLKLRLGVRSYTFDKLNIRKWLYVQFKINSMPPVHIVDRYMDTVKSFNIINDELGLDYFIPYKDHVELEWLPETHRHRYVAYAIGGQHNTKKLPVPRMIELCRKIAFPIVLLGGKEDAEAGEQIRQALGDHLIYNACGKYNLNQSASLLQMASLVFSHDTGLMHIAAALKKKVYSIWGNTTPHLGMYPYKTSFVALENNRLGCRPCSKIGYDRCPLGHFRCMNDLPFDFDLRELRREARSRR is encoded by the coding sequence ATGCGCACCAAGAACCTGAAATTTCTTATTATCCGTTTTTCGTCGATCGGCGACATCGTGCTGACGACGCCGGTCGTTCGTTGCCTAACGCAACAGCTTCCGGGCGCAGAGGTGCATTTCTGCACAAAAAAAGCTTACCAAACCCTCATTGAGCATAACCCCTATATCGATAAAGCGCACTACCTGAATACGTCGCTGGACGATCTGGTACAGGAGCTAAAGGCCGAAAAGTTTGACTACGTCATTGACTTGCACAACAACCTGCGCACTACCCTGCTTAAACTCCGGCTGGGCGTGCGGTCTTACACGTTTGACAAGCTGAATATTCGGAAATGGCTGTATGTGCAGTTTAAAATCAATTCCATGCCACCGGTGCACATTGTTGACCGCTACATGGATACGGTGAAGTCTTTCAATATTATTAATGATGAGCTGGGGCTAGACTATTTTATTCCCTACAAAGATCATGTCGAGCTGGAATGGTTACCCGAAACGCATCGCCACCGCTACGTAGCCTACGCCATTGGTGGACAGCACAATACCAAAAAACTGCCTGTTCCGCGCATGATTGAACTTTGCCGGAAAATTGCCTTCCCCATTGTTTTATTAGGTGGTAAGGAAGACGCCGAAGCGGGCGAGCAAATCCGGCAGGCACTGGGCGATCACCTGATCTACAATGCCTGTGGTAAATACAACCTGAACCAATCGGCCTCCCTGTTACAAATGGCCAGTCTGGTTTTCAGCCACGATACGGGCTTAATGCACATTGCGGCGGCCCTAAAAAAGAAGGTCTATTCGATCTGGGGAAATACAACGCCGCATTTAGGCATGTACCCCTACAAAACCAGCTTTGTGGCCCTCGAAAATAACCGACTTGGCTGCCGCCCCTGTTCCAAAATTGGGTACGACCGCTGTCCACTGGGCCACTTCAGATGCATGAATGACCTTCCTTTCGATTTTGACCTACGGGAGTTGCGGCGCGAAGCCAGAAGTAGGCGATAA